A window of the Bufo gargarizans isolate SCDJY-AF-19 chromosome 1, ASM1485885v1, whole genome shotgun sequence genome harbors these coding sequences:
- the LOC122928232 gene encoding olfactory receptor 6F1-like codes for MIIFNKTNGFLLMEFHYSPVVKQIFFFLLLNAYSITVIGNIVIIFIISTNKRLHKPMYFFLINLSFLDILFTSTITPKFLSLLANGSRFISYVGCMIQCYSFFFLGATEILILTVMSFDRYMAICHPLHYMAVLSPTLCLYLALGAWACAFLDTIAPTVLVIRLTFCGSHQINHFFCDVDQLLKLACADTQYLNLLDFVVSAVIVFGSLILIIVSYLNIIIAILKIPSSGGRWKSFTTCSSHLLVVFIFYVGTVFMSLRSIKDSYVDFNKLSVVLNTIITPLFNPFIYTLRNDQVKCALKSLWNYGDRYIGN; via the coding sequence ATGATCATATTTAACAAGACCAATGGGTTTTTATTAATGGAATTTCACTATTCTCCAGTGGTTaagcagatattttttttccttcttctgaaTGCCTACTCCATCACCGTGATTGGAAACATTGTTATCATTTTCATCATTTCTACCAATAAACGCCTACATAAACCaatgtatttttttctcattaaTTTGTCATTCTTAGACATATTGTTTACCAGCACAATCACACCAAAGTTCCTGTCTCTTCTGGCAAATGGAAGCAGATTCATCAGCTATGTGGGCTGCATGATACAATGCTACAGCTTCTTCTTCCTTGGTGCTACTGAGATATTAATTCTAACTGTCATGTCTTTTGACAGGTATATGGCTATATGCCATCCTTTACATTACATGGCCGTGTTAAGCCCCACACTTTGTCTATATCTAGCTTTGGGTGCTTGGGCATGTGCTTTTCTGGACACCATAGCCCCAACTGTACTAGTAATTCGTCTTACCTTCTGTGGCTCCCACcaaattaatcattttttttGCGATGTAGATCAACTTTTGAAACTGGCCTGTGCAGACACCCAGTATCTAAACCTTTTagattttgtggtttctgcagtAATTGTGTTTGGATCACTTATACTGATTATTGTTTCATATTTAAACATAATAATTGCAATATTAAAGATACCCTCATCGGGAGGGCGTTGGAAATCTTTTACAACGTGTTCTTCTCATCTTTTAGTTGTCTTTATTTTCTATGTTGGCACCGTGTTCATGAGCTTAAGATCTATTAAAGATTCCTATGTAGATTTTAACAAGTTGTCTGTTGTCCTGAACACAATAATCACACCGCTCTTTAATCCATTCATCTACACGTTGAGAAATGACCAAGTAAAATGTGCCCTGAAGAGCTTGTGGAACTATGGAGACAGATATATTGGGAACTGA